In Clostridium sp., one DNA window encodes the following:
- a CDS encoding leucine-rich repeat domain-containing protein codes for MKNRILTAIFFSAFLLIASNNTVQAASFKDNQMVPADKTWTIVFNSDVGLDNGQIQGLSVTDSKSNTITVDVKLGNNNKTVIVTPPASGYKPGESYTLNLGNKLHSIKGKPLKKEYKLHFNIQNDYTVTFKDSNLEKAVRDAINKPTGDIYKSDVEKITELNAEWMGIQDLSGIENLTSLRSLHLYNSNLNDISPLKNLTNLQDLDLCYTGISDITQLKNLTNLEKLNLGVNQISDISALKELKNLKTLDLGENEINDISPLEGLTNLKNLDLNYNQIQDITPLKNLTNLTLLILYENQISDITPLKKLTKLYFLDVTDNQISNINTLKGLTNLKTLYLDNKQISADDLQALESSLPNCNIKYERDYK; via the coding sequence ATGAAAAATAGGATCTTAACAGCAATTTTTTTCAGTGCCTTTTTATTGATTGCATCCAATAATACTGTACAAGCAGCAAGTTTCAAGGATAATCAAATGGTACCTGCTGACAAGACCTGGACCATTGTATTCAACAGCGATGTAGGACTTGACAACGGACAAATACAGGGTCTGAGTGTAACAGACAGTAAGAGCAATACCATAACAGTAGATGTCAAACTAGGTAACAATAATAAAACAGTTATAGTAACTCCTCCGGCAAGTGGCTATAAACCGGGAGAAAGCTATACATTAAATTTGGGAAATAAGCTTCATTCTATAAAAGGCAAACCATTAAAAAAAGAATACAAATTACATTTTAATATTCAAAATGACTATACAGTAACTTTCAAAGACAGTAACTTGGAAAAAGCAGTAAGAGATGCAATAAACAAGCCAACTGGAGATATCTACAAAAGTGATGTTGAAAAAATCACAGAGCTTAACGCTGAATGGATGGGAATACAGGATCTTAGTGGAATTGAGAACTTAACCAGCCTGCGATCACTCCATCTATATAATTCAAACCTCAATGACATTAGTCCATTGAAAAATTTAACTAATTTACAGGACCTGGACTTATGTTATACGGGAATCAGTGACATTACTCAATTAAAAAACCTGACTAATTTGGAAAAACTTAATTTAGGTGTAAACCAAATTAGTGATATAAGCGCACTAAAAGAATTAAAGAATTTAAAAACCCTTGATTTAGGTGAAAATGAAATCAATGATATAAGCCCATTGGAAGGACTGACCAATTTAAAAAACCTCGATTTGAACTATAATCAAATCCAAGATATTACTCCATTAAAGAACTTAACCAATTTAACATTACTTATTCTATATGAGAATCAAATCAGTGATATTACTCCACTAAAAAAATTAACTAAGCTGTACTTCCTCGATGTAACAGATAATCAAATCAGTAATATCAATACACTGAAAGGATTGACCAATTTAAAAACTCTTTATCTGGATAATAAACAGATTAGTGCTGATGATTTGCAGGCATTAGAAAGCTCACTGCCAAATTGTAATATCAAATATGAAAGAGACTATAAATAA
- a CDS encoding metal-sensing transcriptional repressor: MKQCMDSDNLHRRIKKIIGQIKAIDKMIDEDIPCEDVLIQINAVKSAVHKVGQIVLEGHLNHCVRDGIQHGDAEKTIAQFAKALEHFSRMS; this comes from the coding sequence ATGAAACAATGTATGGATTCTGACAATTTGCACAGACGTATAAAAAAAATAATAGGTCAAATTAAGGCCATAGATAAAATGATTGATGAAGATATTCCATGTGAAGATGTTCTAATACAGATCAATGCAGTTAAAAGTGCTGTTCATAAGGTTGGACAAATAGTTTTGGAAGGTCATTTAAATCATTGTGTCAGAGATGGAATTCAACATGGAGATGCAGAAAAAACAATAGCACAATTCGCAAAAGCACTGGAGCATTTTTCACGGATGTCTTGA
- a CDS encoding TOBE domain-containing protein, whose protein sequence is MYINYGEQYYNTPADYYYPGAYGGYYPYRYEYSPDNDSKVMSESDKCNNSDMTLSALNQFSGVITSVNVTGVVGEVQVDLGCNHLASAIITAASIRNLNLRPGSRVDVVFIATAVMIRKQGADSGFSARNRFSGTVTQIKKGDILGKVVVDIGCGHIVSAIIPTTSIDNLCIKAGSKVSTDIKATEVMIMSRN, encoded by the coding sequence ATGTATATAAACTACGGAGAGCAGTACTATAATACACCTGCAGACTATTATTATCCGGGAGCATATGGAGGATATTATCCATATAGATATGAATATTCTCCTGATAATGATAGTAAGGTTATGTCTGAGTCTGATAAATGCAATAATTCAGATATGACATTGAGTGCATTGAATCAGTTTTCGGGAGTGATTACATCAGTGAATGTGACTGGTGTTGTTGGGGAAGTTCAGGTTGATCTGGGCTGTAATCATCTGGCATCTGCCATAATTACAGCCGCATCAATAAGGAATCTTAATCTCAGGCCGGGTTCAAGAGTTGATGTTGTCTTTATAGCAACTGCTGTAATGATAAGAAAGCAGGGGGCTGACAGTGGCTTTAGCGCAAGAAATAGGTTTAGTGGAACGGTTACTCAGATAAAAAAGGGTGATATACTTGGCAAAGTAGTTGTAGATATTGGATGTGGACACATTGTTTCGGCGATAATTCCCACCACATCAATAGACAATCTTTGCATCAAGGCTGGTTCGAAGGTAAGTACAGATATAAAGGCAACGGAAGTTATGATAATGAGTCGAAACTAA
- a CDS encoding L,D-transpeptidase family protein: protein MKRVLLTEIIVVIIIFSFSACSSLFSTDNKKNTQKVNVVGNITSHPKEKKQIPPRNILKAGDKGNDVKDIQKKLKKFGYTVDEDGDFGEQTVYAVMDFQHKHGLTTDGIVKDATLADLKKKPTEDMMYKPTAEVVSNFNSAYPEGIINKLDTQSYTDYYIMVSTSEQMVYIFNGRPHEWKLINLFQCASGTGGTPTVKGQFFVGIKGAQFKSESGAILKYFTQFKGNYLFHSVLFDENGNLIDGTLGRSASHGCIRLALENAKYIYDNVPIGSGILIR, encoded by the coding sequence ATGAAACGAGTTTTATTGACTGAAATTATAGTTGTGATAATAATCTTTAGTTTTTCTGCATGCAGTAGTTTATTTAGTACAGATAATAAGAAAAATACTCAAAAGGTGAATGTTGTAGGTAATATAACTTCACATCCAAAAGAAAAAAAACAGATACCACCTAGAAATATTCTTAAGGCGGGAGACAAGGGAAATGATGTAAAAGATATTCAGAAGAAACTCAAAAAATTTGGTTATACTGTAGATGAAGATGGAGACTTTGGGGAACAAACAGTTTATGCCGTGATGGATTTTCAGCATAAACATGGTCTTACAACAGATGGAATAGTAAAAGATGCTACATTGGCAGATTTAAAAAAGAAACCTACAGAAGATATGATGTACAAGCCTACGGCTGAGGTAGTTTCTAATTTTAATTCAGCTTATCCTGAAGGTATAATAAACAAACTGGATACCCAGAGTTATACTGATTACTATATTATGGTCAGTACATCAGAGCAGATGGTGTATATCTTTAATGGACGACCACATGAATGGAAATTGATAAATTTATTTCAGTGTGCGTCGGGAACGGGAGGTACACCCACAGTCAAGGGTCAGTTCTTTGTAGGAATAAAAGGGGCTCAGTTTAAATCGGAAAGTGGAGCCATACTTAAGTACTTTACACAGTTTAAAGGGAATTATTTATTTCACAGTGTTTTATTTGACGAAAATGGGAATTTGATAGACGGTACTCTCGGGAGATCCGCTTCCCATGGCTGTATAAGACTGGCTCTTGAAAATGCAAAATATATTTATGATAATGTGCCTATAGGTTCAGGTATTTTAATACGATGA
- a CDS encoding heavy metal translocating P-type ATPase gives MEKVKNFFKDEEKRVILFMLLSGISLVVSFFDIGKLPLDAAWLSIILCGVPIVKEAIIGLVTSFDIKADLLVSIALIASIIINQIFAAGEVAFIMTIGAFLEERTVNKARAGIEKLVHLTPQVARVIRNGIEQMIPADKIQIGDIIKVLAGEIVAVDGTIISGKTSIDQSVMTGESLPVDKETGDQVFSGTLNQFGTFNMKATKLGEDSSLQRMIKLVKSADASKAKIVGIADRWATWIVAGALSTAILTWFATGEIIRSVTILVVFCPCALVLATPTAIMAGIGNATKYGILIREGDALERLANVRRISFDKTGTLTYGQLSVTAVENFNTSISKETLLQLTASAEIRSEHPLGKAIIKYIKNIPNISINEPDEFKVIAGRGVQAKINNYSILAGNIEMMADNNISIPERMDKKASRYKGAGCTIMYISINGNASGFIALSDTLREDAIDMIKAIERTKVKSILLTGDNRQAACHIAKLVGIDDICSNCLPEDKISAIEKYQSKNEPVCMVGDGVNDALALKKAYVGIAMGGIGSDIAIDAADIALIRDDIKCIPHLLSLAKKVTKTIKLNLTFSMALNFIAVVLAILGILGPVVGALVHNAGSVLVILNSSLLLNWKGR, from the coding sequence ATGGAAAAAGTAAAAAATTTTTTTAAGGATGAAGAAAAACGTGTTATTCTGTTTATGCTTTTGTCGGGTATATCGCTTGTTGTCAGTTTCTTTGATATCGGCAAATTACCTCTGGATGCCGCATGGCTTTCAATTATTCTATGTGGAGTACCAATTGTAAAAGAAGCTATTATCGGGCTTGTCACAAGTTTTGATATCAAAGCTGATTTATTGGTCTCCATAGCATTGATTGCCTCTATTATAATCAATCAAATATTTGCTGCCGGAGAAGTTGCTTTTATCATGACTATAGGTGCATTCCTTGAGGAAAGAACCGTCAATAAAGCTCGTGCTGGTATTGAAAAGCTTGTACATCTTACTCCTCAAGTTGCAAGAGTTATAAGAAATGGCATAGAGCAGATGATTCCTGCAGATAAAATCCAGATAGGAGACATTATAAAAGTTCTGGCAGGAGAAATCGTAGCTGTGGACGGAACAATCATAAGTGGTAAAACTTCTATTGATCAGTCAGTAATGACAGGCGAATCACTCCCCGTTGATAAAGAAACCGGAGACCAAGTATTCAGTGGAACCTTGAACCAATTTGGAACTTTTAACATGAAAGCTACAAAACTCGGTGAGGACAGCTCTCTGCAGAGAATGATAAAACTTGTAAAGTCAGCTGATGCAAGTAAAGCAAAGATCGTCGGAATTGCAGACAGATGGGCAACCTGGATTGTTGCCGGTGCCTTGAGCACGGCAATTCTTACCTGGTTTGCTACAGGTGAAATAATACGTTCTGTAACAATATTGGTTGTATTTTGTCCATGTGCATTAGTCCTTGCAACTCCTACAGCCATAATGGCAGGCATAGGCAATGCAACAAAATACGGTATCCTGATACGTGAGGGAGATGCCCTTGAAAGGTTGGCAAATGTACGAAGAATATCTTTTGATAAAACAGGTACACTTACATATGGACAACTGTCCGTTACAGCAGTCGAAAATTTTAATACAAGCATATCCAAGGAAACACTATTACAATTGACGGCATCAGCAGAAATTCGCTCAGAGCATCCTCTCGGCAAGGCAATAATTAAATATATAAAGAATATTCCTAATATTTCAATTAATGAACCTGATGAATTCAAGGTAATTGCCGGAAGAGGTGTACAAGCTAAAATAAACAATTATTCAATTCTTGCTGGGAATATTGAAATGATGGCAGACAATAATATTTCAATACCAGAACGAATGGATAAAAAGGCCTCTAGATATAAAGGTGCCGGATGTACAATTATGTATATATCAATTAATGGTAATGCATCAGGATTTATAGCACTTTCTGATACTCTCAGGGAAGATGCCATTGACATGATTAAAGCTATTGAAAGAACTAAAGTAAAAAGCATTTTACTTACAGGAGACAACCGCCAGGCAGCATGTCATATCGCAAAACTCGTCGGAATAGATGACATATGTTCTAATTGCCTGCCGGAAGATAAAATATCTGCAATAGAAAAATATCAAAGCAAAAATGAACCGGTATGTATGGTTGGTGACGGTGTCAATGATGCTCTGGCACTAAAAAAAGCCTATGTAGGAATAGCCATGGGTGGAATTGGCAGTGACATTGCAATTGATGCAGCTGATATTGCACTTATTAGAGATGATATAAAATGCATACCCCACTTGTTAAGCCTGGCCAAAAAAGTAACAAAAACCATCAAGTTAAATTTAACATTCTCCATGGCATTAAATTTTATAGCTGTTGTTCTGGCTATATTAGGAATATTGGGTCCAGTAGTAGGTGCACTTGTACATAATGCTGGATCGGTATTGGTTATTCTAAATTCATCATTATTATTAAATTGGAAGGGGAGATAA